One window of the Methylocystis parvus OBBP genome contains the following:
- a CDS encoding type II toxin-antitoxin system ParD family antitoxin — protein MPTRNVVLTEQQEKLIDALVKSGRYQNASEVLREGLRMVARRESEDAAKLDVLRAAAKLGSDAFERGAYEEFEDASALAEHLDRLAEGLMARASKK, from the coding sequence ATGCCGACCCGCAATGTCGTCCTTACCGAACAGCAGGAAAAGCTCATCGACGCCCTCGTGAAAAGCGGCAGGTATCAGAATGCAAGCGAAGTCTTGCGCGAAGGGTTGCGCATGGTCGCGCGTCGCGAAAGCGAGGACGCCGCCAAACTGGACGTTCTGCGCGCTGCGGCGAAACTGGGATCAGACGCGTTCGAGCGCGGCGCTTATGAGGAATTCGAGGATGCGAGCGCACTTGCCGAGCATCTTGACCGCCTGGCCGAGGGACTCATGGCTCGGGCGAGCAAGAAATGA